One segment of Maniola hyperantus unplaced genomic scaffold, iAphHyp1.2, whole genome shotgun sequence DNA contains the following:
- the LOC138404687 gene encoding uncharacterized protein, whose product MPVALHSIFGYVLAGQTVLSQPSRQSVPSSVQLGNQKHTHVEYVKTGQTVLSQPLSQSVPSSVQLGHQKHSHVEYVKTGQTMLPQHASQSVPSSVQLEHETSTFSAICGVSTHIDKIMNSFWELENIPTEIPPNPDDVLAEQLFAQEHQRDSNGRYIVKYPLRPGYELVDSRQIAIRRLLNLESKLERENDLKVEYHKFMSEYESLGHMTCLGSLQDVDSTYVIPHFCIVKPSSTTTSHRVVFDASCKTSNLNSLNSVVLPGPKLQADLNELIINFRLKEICLSADICKMYRQILIEQSQRPYQHILWRVSQDQPIKVYELNTVTYGVASSPYLAIKVLHTLADEEAATYPQAAQALKKAFFMDDFLWSVETVDEALQLQDDLIALLKRGGFLLRKWSSNSLPVLEHLPDDHRETPLSFDDDKSFAIKVLGLQWSPASDSFTFSTVPPNPVVTKRTILSQIGRQFDPLGYVAPCIFYAKCLMQQLWSLQLGWDEQLPADLEAQWQTYVSELNLLSHFKHERHAVLKKHTQLQVVGFCDASSKGYAAVVYLRTENTDTKISLLIAKSKVAPLKTVSIPRLELMAAHLLSKLIKYVYSILITRQQVSEILVFTDSSVVLNWLNTPSHTLKTFVATRVAKINDAVPSSCWNHVSGDSNPADVCSRGALPSTLLEMPEWLSGPQWLYENRSTWPIKSIEEFRDENPPELKPSPAFGLITTQKPETNFLCELAEMFSSYTKLINVVARCYLFLNNSRCQPKKRRSFSISEMRTAHNAILKSVQQQHFSDDIAALSKGEQCSLALRKLNPFLDSDNFLRVGGRLSQSDLPFATKHPLLLPKTSHFTNILIDHYHRLHLHVGPRTLQSILCQKYWIVSARRVIRSRTTKCIACFRVTPSIKQPMMGELPKFRSEDIHVFHTVGVDMGGPFYIKESTRKNARIYKAYLCLFVCCATRAVHLEVVSSLSTESFLHSFDRFCARRGICNSLISDQGANFVSAGRHLAEVSKFLKSNFNELSTELSKRNVKWRHNPPTGSHFGGIFESGIKMAKLHLKRSVGTRALTFEELTTVFARVEAVLNSRPLCALSSDPNEFEMLTPSHFLIGRELLSVPEYDITEISENRLNRWQLVQQISQQFWRKWRQDYLHLLQQRQKWLTKNSNMKIGDLVLVNSDHLPPLQWSLARVTKLHPGPDGIVRVVSVRTKNSEFTRPIVKLSPLPLETESA is encoded by the coding sequence ATGCCAGTAGCTTTGCACTCGATTTTCGGGTACGTTCTAGCAGGTCAGACTGTGCTGTCTCAACCTTCGAGGCAGTCTGTACCTTCTTCCGTTCAACTTGGGAATCAGAAACACACTCATGTCGAGTACGTCAAGACAGGTCAGACTGTGCTGTCTCAACCTTTGAGTCAGTCTGTACCTTCTTCCGTTCAACTTGGACATCAGAAACACTCTCATGTCGAGTACGTCAAGACGGGTCAGACTATGCTGCCTCAACATGCGAGTCAGTCTGTACCTTCTTCCGTTCAACTTGAACATGAGACAAGCACCTTCAGTGCAATTTGTGGCGTTTCAACGCATATCGATAAAATAATGAATTCTTTTTGGGAATTggaaaatatacctaccgaGATCCCACCGAATCCAGATGATGTTTTAGCAGAACAACTATTCGCTCAGGAACATCAGCGTGATAGTAACGGGAGGtatatagtcaaatacccattGCGACCGGGTTATGAGCTTGTCGACTCACGGCAAATTGCTATACGTAGGCTTCTCAATTTAGAATCAAAACTCGAACGCGAGAATGATCTCAAAGTTGAATATCACAAGTTCATGAGTGAGTATGAGTCTCTCGGGCACATGACTTGTCTAGGCTCATTACAAGACGTGGATTCGACGTATGTCATCCCGCATTTTTGTATTGTCAAGCCTTCAAGTACCACGACCTCACATCGAGTGGTGTTTGATGCTTCTTGTAAGACTTCTAACCTCAACTCTCTCAATTCGGTAGTTTTGCCAGGTCCTAAGCTACAAGCGGATCTTAATGAGCTCATCATTAATTTCAGACTCAAAGAAATTTGTTTGTCTGCTGACATTTGCAAAATGTACAGGCAAATTCTAATCGAGCAAAGTCAACGGCCATATCAACACATTCTATGGCGTGTTTCCCAGGATCAACCTATTAAGGTTTACGAACTCAACACAGTTACATATGGTGTTGCCAGCAGTCCATACCTAGCTATAAAGGTACTGCACACTTTAGCGGATGAGGAAGCTGCAACGTATCCTCAGGCCGCCCAGGCCCTCAAGAAAGCATTCTTTATGGATGATTTCTTGTGGTCCGTGGAGACAGTTGATGAGGCTCTACAACTTCAAGATGATCTCATCGCTCTATTGAAACGTGGTGGTTTTCTTTTGCGAAAGTGGTCCAGTAACTCGTTACCAGTCCTCGAGCATCTGCCAGACGACCATCGAGAAACCCCACTGTCATTTGACGATGACAAGAGCTTCGCAATCAAAGTTCTTGGCCTGCAGTGGTCACCAGCTTCCGACTCTTTCACTTTTTCAACTGTGCCTCCAAACCCGGTGGTAACTAAGAGAACTATTTTATCTCAAATAGGTCGTCAGTTTGACCCTCTAGGATATGTGGCTCCTTGTATCTTCTATGCAAAGTGTCTAATGCAGCAGCTATGGTCCTTACAATTAGGGTGGGACGAACAATTGCCAGCGGATTTGGAGGCTCAGTGGCAAACATATGTCAGTGAACTTAATTTACTGTCTCATTTCAAGCATGAACGACATGCTGTTCTCAAAAAGCATACTCAACTTCAAGTTGTAGGATTTTGCGACGCATCTTCAAAGGGCTACGCTGCTGTGGTCTACTTACGTACTGAAAACACTGATACCAAAATCAGTTTGTTGATTGCAAAATCAAAGGTCGCACCTTTAAAAACAGTTTCTATTCCTCGATTAGAGCTAATGGCTGCGCACCTATTATCCAAGTTAATCAAATATGTATATTCAATTTTAATAACTCGACAACAGGTATCAGAGATACTCGTATTCACCGACTCGTCAGTGGTCTTGAACTGGCTCAACACGCCTAGTCACACACTGAAAACTTTTGTGGCCACGCGTGTTGCCAAGATCAATGATGCAGTTCCTTCCTCttgctggaatcatgtctcaggCGATAGTAATCCGGCGGATGTGTGTTCTCGTGGTGCGTTACCATCAACGCTACTTGAGATGCCAGAATGGCTCAGCGGCCCACAGTGGCTGTACGAGAACAGGTCCACCTGGCCTATAAAGTCAATTGAAGAGTTCAGGGATGAGAATCCACCAGAGCTGAAACCAAGCCCTGCCTTTGGTTTGATTACGACTCAGAAACCTGAGACTAATTTTCTGTGTGAACTGGCAGAAATGTTTTCAAGTTATACTAAATTAATCAACGTTGTGGCTCGCTGTTACTTATTTCTAAATAACAGTAGATGTCAACCTAAGAAGAGAAGAAGTTTCTCAATTTCCGAAATGAGGACGGCTCATAATGCAATTCTCAAAAGTGTTCAACAGCAACATTTTTCTGATGATATTGCTGCCTTGTCCAAAGGTGAGCAATGTAGTTTAGCCCTTCGAAAGCTGAATCCTTTCCTTGATTCAGACAATTTCCTCAGGGTGGGGGGTAGGCTGTCCCAGTCAGACTTGCCTTTCGCTACAAAGCATCCGTTACTTCTTCCTAAGACGAGCCATTTTACCAACATTTTAATTGACCATTACCACAGATTGCACTTACACGTGGGTCCGCGTACTCTTCAAAGTATCCTCTGTCAAAAGTATTGGATAGTTTCAGCACGCAGAGTGATAAGGTCACGCACCACGAAATGTATTGCGTGTTTTCGCGTCACGCCATCCATTAAACAACCCATGATGGGTGAACTCCCTAAATTTCGGTCTGAGGACATCCATGTCTTTCATACAGTCGGAGTGGATATGGGTGGTCCGTTTTACATCAAAGAGTCCACTCGTAAAAATGCGCGTATTTACAAAGCATATCTGTGCCTTTTTGTCTGCTGTGCCACTCGAGCAGTGCATTTAGAAGTTGTTTCATCCTTAAGCACCGAAAGCTTTTTACACAGTTTTGACCGTTTCTGCGCAAGGCGTGGAATTTGCAACTCTTTAATATCAGACCAGGGGGCCAACTTTGTATCGGCTGGTAGACACCTTGCAGAAGTCTCGAAATTCTTAAAATCAAATTTCAACGAGCTATCGACCGAGCTTTCTAAACGTAATGTTAAGTGGAGACATAACCCACCAACTGGCAGTCATTTTGGTGGAATTTTCGAAAGTGGCATCAAAATGGCTAAACTGCATTTAAAAAGATCGGTCGGCACTCGAGCTTTAACCTTTGAAGAGCTTACCACTGTGTTTGCTCGTGTCGAAGCAGTTCTTAACTCCAGACCATTGTGCGCCTTATCAAGCGACCCAAATGAATTTGAGATGTTAACGCCGTCACATTTCTTGATAGGACGCGAACTGCTATCCGTACCCGAATATGACATTACAGAAATTTCTGAAAACCGTTTAAACCGTTGGCAACTTGTGCAACAAATCTCTCAACAGTTTTGGAGAAAATGGAGGCAGGACTACCTCCATTTGCTACAACAACGGCAAAAGTGGCTTACCAAAAATTCAAATATGAAAATAGGTGATCTGGTGTTAGTAAACTCAGATCATCTTCCACCCTTGCAATGGAGTCTCGCAAGAGTCACTAAATTGCATCCCGGGCCCGACGGCATAGTTCGCGTGGTCAGCGTTCGAACAAAGAATTCCGAATTCACTCGACCCATAGTTAAGTTGAGTCCTTTACCTCTGGAAACGGAGTCAGCTTAG